The genomic stretch cattttcatttgataaatttcctgtgggctagcttgagttggttccaaaagattttggtgctatcctagcacaacaattggtatcagagcactggttgctcttgggtactgtctcattgccaaaaatgtcagacgggcaagatgagaatccttttggaagcagctccggatttgcaagaactacggtgcaaaatgcaaagttcgaagttgaaaagtttgatggcacaaacaactttgggatgtggcaatgtgaggtcaaagatgtgttggctcaacaagatctacttgccgctttgggagagaagccggaagctatgtcgaagccggaatgggagaaattaaatttgtgggcttgctcttcaattcggttgtgccttgcaaaaactcagaagtattttgtgatgcggaagacattggcaagtgtgttgtggcaaaaattggaagataagtatatgacgaagagtgcagagaaccggctacacttgaagaaaaagctctaccgcttccaatacaaagaaggtacaaaaatgattagacaccttgatgtttttaataagttgattgccgacttgttaaatttagatgaggatattaaggatgaagataaggccttaatattgttgaattccttgccggactcttatgagcattttgttaccactattatgcatggtaaagaaactgtgaaatttgaagatgtgtcaaatgccttgatgaattatgaaatgaggcatagagataaaaatcatgatagtacctctgaagctttatttgttagaggtagatcatcggagagaagatcatcttctagcagaaaaaaatcacagtctcgacctagaagaaactctaaaggtagaaaacctttggaaagggatgaatgtgccttttgtcgtaataagggtcattggaagaaagattgtcctagattgaagaccaaaggcaaagaaagttctgaagctaatgttgctgaggttgaaacagatttttctgattttgctttaaccacttcctcatcatttgattgtgctactaagtgggtgttggatacgggttgtactcatcatatgactcctcacaaggattggttttcaagcttgaaagagtttgatggcggtgttgtgttcatgggagatgacaatccttgcacaacaaaagggattggtacagttcgtttgaagttgcatgatggcatggttaaagagttgacaggtgttcggtatgtaccgaatttgaagaaaaatcttatttctttgggaactttggaagccaagggcttcaggtttcattcagatgggcagacattgaaggtgacttatggtgcacttgttgtgatgaaagctcctcgatgtggccatttgtatttattgcaaggaagcactatgacaggtgaagcatctgtagtctcagaaaatatgggcacatccgattctgatactactagattgtggcatatgagattaggccatgccgatgagaaagctctacaagggcttgtgaaacaaggtcttctaaaaggtgccacgacttgtaagcttgatttctgtgagcattgtgtcttgggaaagcaaactagagtgaagtttggtactgctgtacatcagacgaagggcattcttgattatgtgcattcggatgtttggggtcctacaaagactccctctttgagtggtagacattggttcgtgacctttgttgatgattattcaagaaggtcttgggtctacactatgaagcacaaaagtgaggtgttgagcattttcttgggttggaagaaaatggttgagaaccagactgggagaaagattaagattttgagatcggataatggtggtgaatacacatccgaccctttctttaaagtttgcaaagaggaagggattgtgagacattttagtgtccggggaactccacaacaaaatggagttgcagaaagattgaatcgaaccttgcttgagaaggttagatgcatgttgtctcagtcgggtttgagcaagtcgttttgggcagaggcagttacttatgcatgtcacatcatcaaccgattacactcagctgctgttcagggtaagacgccaatggaggtatggactggaaaaccttctaatgattatgattatattcgtatttttggttcacctgcttattttcatgtaactgaaaataaacttgatcctagagccaaaaagactatctttcttggttttagtagtggtgtcaaaggttacaggttatggtgcccggagatgaagaaacttgtaatcagcagagatgtgacatttgatgaagaaaatatgtttagAGACTCTgagaagaatgtgaaagatgtccaacaggtggagcttgagaaagttgcctctagtacttcaaatcctatttccgctgatgtcgaagccactacaagtgaagaagtgggagaccatgaggatgttgaagaagttgaacttgaagattctattcaagttgaagagcaagtttcatctcaagagtctattgccaagaacagaggaaaaagacaaattaccaagccagctcggtatagtgattatgttgcttttgctcttcctattatcactgatgagattccatccaattttgaggaagccattgagagtgaggaaaaggagaagtggtgcaatgccatgggcgacgagatgaattctctcatgaaaaacaagacttgggagttagctaaattgcctaagggtaagaaagctattggttgcaaatgggtgtatgccaagaaggaagatgcTGATGAGAAACGCAATGtcagattcaaagcaagattagttgctaaagggtatgcacaaaaagagggcattgactacaatgaaatcttttctccagttgtgaagcactcctcaattcgcattatgttagctcttgttgcacaatatgatcttgaacttgtgcaacttgatgtgaagacggctttcctacatggtgatttgaatgaagagatttatatgtgtcaaccagatgggtataaagtgaaagggaaagaaaatttgttttgcaagttgaagaaatcactttatggcttgaagcaatctccaagacaatggtatttgaggtttgataaatttatgagaggccaaaattattctagaagtcaatatgatcattgtgtgtacttcaagaagttgcaagatgggtctttcatttatttattgatatatgttgatgatatgttgattgcctcaaagaatgtcgaagagattgagaaattgaagaagcaaatgaagaatgagttcgagatgaaggatcttggtgaagcaaagaagatccttggcatggagatcactagagacagagaaaaaggtttggtatgcttgaatcaaagacaataccttgagaagttgattcggaagtttggagttcatgattcaaccaaaccggttagtacccctttggctcctcattttaaattaagttctctacaatgtcctaaaactgatcaagagaagctacaaatgaaaaatataccatatgcaaatttggttggtagtttgatgtatgcaatggtatgctctagaccggatattgctcatgcagttggcatggtgagtcgatatatgcataatcctggtaaagagcattggaatgcagctaagtggatattgaggtatctccatggtactcgagatgttggtttatgctttgagagggatgactctggtattggtcattttgctgttggttatgttgattcagattatgcaggtgatctggatggaaggaagtctactacaggctatgtgtttactatggctaaagggccagtttgttggaggtccattttgcagtcgtctgttgccttgtctactacagaggctgaatatatggcagttgctgaagctataaaggaggccatttggatacatggactgattagagatttgggggttgatcagaagcaggtggaggtgcattgtgatagtcagagtgccatttatttggctaagtatcaggttcatcatgcgaggaccaagcacatagatgtgcgttatcactttgttcgtgaagttgttggtgaaggagaaatcattctccagaagattccaactaaagacaaccccgctgatatgttgactaaggttgttggtgtagccaagtttgttcattgcttgaacttggctcacattttgcctatataaagaaggcgttgagcagtaggagttttggagatttggctcggcatgagttgttctcttgctagtgattgggagtgatgttgtgtgttaattgtgttgtttagcttatcatggcgtttttcggaacttggccaaggtggagattgttgaataattggccaagtggccaagtggacaaatgtccaagaaaactttaggtgattaaacaatccaaaggtggaaacacattccttgttttggggaggaaaataagggaaaTGTTTGGTTGCTTTTGAAAAAGGTTTTGAAACAACACCCGTGAGTTTTGGTTTTTTCATAATAAAGGGTTTGGTTGCTTTTCCATTCGGTTGTGTGGAAACAAGAGAGAAGGGAGATTTGCAGAGAGTTttgcagagagaaagagggCAGAGAACAAGGGGTGCCACATCCCCCATTTGAAAAGAGCTCCTCTCTtcggttagtaatcatccaccaaagtagttgttgttgtaatagctttgagctatatgtatagagaagaaattattcattatatttctttctctatttgtttctttggtatGTGAGagttattgggtgtattggacttttgggttgtgagatcaccaacactttgtaaactcccatttggttgatagtggattattgggtgagctcctactgctccgaggacgtactccagttacactgactgtggaggaacctcgttaaaatctttgtgtctttaatattttgttcttgcattttcatttgataaatttcctgtgggctagcttgagttggttccaaaagattttggtgctatcctagcacaacattGGGCAGGAAGATATCCAACCAAAATCCAAATTTCTCAATGTGGGCATGAATCATTTGAACCACCGGCAGCCATGGCGGGCCAAAACAAGCTTTCAGAAGAAATGGGTACGTAAAATTATCAGGATAAACCCCATTAATCTGCATATCGAAGAAAGCCGCGAAGGCCTGCGAAGTCTGCGAGTTCTGAATGTGAGCTCTGATGAGAGTGTTGTACAAATGGACATTTGGCTAATCAATCTGATTGAATGCGACGAGCTTGGGCGACGCGTGGATGTCCTGGTGAAGGTCGGCTTTGAGGATTTGGGCGTGGACTTGCTGATGTGGCTGAGGTTTGTGCACCTATGGAGGTCCGAGAGCTTCTGATCTAAGAGCCGTCACGGGAAACCCACGACGGGGCTCGAACTGGTACGCACATTTGCTTGGTCGGAGAGCTTCAGGGTTttaggttttgggttttggactTCGGTGCGGAGAAGGCAGAGGctagaatttgaattttcatctgagagagagagagagagagagagagagagagagagagagagagagagagagagagagaggttgctGAGTGGACTGACCCAATTTGTAAGAGCTAAAGAAGGGTGGGCTTTGCAGCCCAATCTCCAGACCCACTCAAATTTGCTTTCAGCCAAATAAATTGGTTTTTAGCTGACGTGAGTTAGACCGATTGATTGGAGTAATACGCTCGATTTTTTGTGCTTCAGCTTgaatttttcttctaaaatatcagtcaaataataaaaaaaacatttatgaaATACTCAGTTTAATTATAATAAAGGGACGCAAAAACCAATCCGAGTAATCAATCGTATTTTTTTTAGCACTATATGGCTTTTTGGCTTCCTCTTTCACTTGAATTAAAATATATGGGAGCAGAGAGCTTGTTGcgcgttaatttttttttttgaccagCCTATACCACagtcaaattgtcacatcccggcccagacccccaccacatctcgggctcgactccaccgtagcacgatattgtccgctttgggccccgacaacgccttcacagttttgtttctgagaactcacacgagaacttcccagtgggtcacccatcctgggatgaaCCTCGAGCAAACTCGCtcaacttcggagttccaatggaacccgaagccagtgacctcccaaaaggtctcgtgctaagtagagatgagaatatacatataaggcttacaggatccactttcctggtcgatgtgggatgttacaatccacccccttaggggcctgacgttcTCATCGGCACAcctccggccagggattggctctgataccaaattgtcacatcccggcccaggcccccaccacatcccaggctcgactccaccgtagcacgatattatccgttttgggctccaaccacgccctcatgattttgtttctaggaactcacacaagaattTTCCGGTGGGTCaccccatcctaggattgctctcgcccgaactcgcttaactttagaGTTTTGATAAAACCAGAAGCCAgtaagttcccaaaaggcctctcactatatggaggtgggtatgtacatataaggcatagatgaTCCACTATCCTGGACGACGTGAGATGTTACACAAGTCGTCTGCGTATCTTTATGATCTCATTTCCTTCtatttatcatatttttggAAAGGTTTAGATAGCTGTTTTGGTAAAGTAGAGGACTAAAAATACTTGTAAGTGTTCGAATAGGATTTAGATGGAAATTTGTATGAATATTCATACCAATTTCTAAAAACATGAAAAGTACTTGGTCTATGACTCTATTAGGTTGTGCATTTctctttctccatttttttttattttttataaatgatATTGTAGGATtcacttaaaaaaattataaaaaaaaaaaaattcgattaaaacaaatttcaaaatttataattgGTGTATTAATGAGACCCAAACAATACAATAATTAGAAAACTAATTGACAACACCTTTTTTCATATGTTAAATTTGACAATAAAAGGTTCATATGTCAGTACACGCAAGATTGATATATCAGTTGAAACTTTTTCCTACCTTCAAAATTAATTGCAAGACATTCCATTTACAATttaacatctcctttggagatgatCTAAAAATCCAAATGCATTCATTCAAGATTTTTAAGTTTTCCATATGACCCGTTattcaattaatatttgattttaaagtATTTAAAAAAGTAAATATAAAAGATCGAATTGAAAATTACATTTCCCCTTGGTGGTGTTGCAACGTGTTCATGGCATAGAGGGGGATTTGTTTGTTTACCGGATGATTTTACTGTCCTTGCTCGTTTTTTACCAATGTGGTTTCCTTTAACTCGAGTAAAGGTTTCTTACTTAGTTCTTTCCaatgggaccatgattttcgcGAATTTGGCTCCAACATTTCGTAATGAAAGCAAGAAAGATTCGATATAACATGACACCCCATGCTTCCCTAACAAATCACTACTCAATTTCTTCTAAACACTCTCATAATTCTAACAACTAGGTACGTCTgacatttaagaaaaataactGTGGAAAGGCACATCCAAATGCTTGCAAAAACCCTAGCGCCTGCCGTCTCCACCGTAACTTCACCATAGCCTACAGTGGTTACAGAAACAACCGACAAATACATAGCATTCTCCCAGCTCTTCTTCCCCAAGAAGTGAAACCCAATACACAGAGCAGGTGCCGCTACTCCCACACACAGAGCAGGTGCCGCTACTGCCATCACTACCCTAAAACGGTCCTCACTCACACTAAAAAAGTTTACTACCTTCCTAAACCGTCTGAGGAAACCCTCAccgataaaaacaaaaaaaacacctCCTGAGTAGCACCAAATCCAACCGACGAAGAAAATCAGAAAGGATACCAACACCTTTGACCGCTCAGTTTTGGGGACGATGTCACCGTACCCCACACCGGTCATTGTTTGAGACATTAGGTATAGTGCCTTAACAGACTTTCTAGTATGGAATTTGTTATGATCAGCAAAGTCGCCactcaacaacaaaaaaaatatataaacgaaGATAGATAAGACTAACCAACTAAATACCTTCCAAGCCCAACTCTTCTCACCTAcgcttccctctctctcccctatCCCTACTCCAGCACCTCCAATGGCTCGATTTTGGCGATGCATAGCTCCCTCACCTATAAATTTACAGGTTTAAACAATCAAATCCTTTTTATATACTCTGATCCACAATTACaaaccaatatatataattgataaACTTATAATTTGGAAACCCATTTGATAGAGAATTCATTAGCAACAATAATTAGCTAGTGGACTTCAGCTTCCTCTTAAATATAATCTTTGTTACCAAGAAACTAAGGCTCCACCAATAACCAAGTCAAAAACTAATGGCTAGCCCCGTGACATATCCTCCAATAGTAATCGCTTCCCTTCATGTCTATTACCCTCACCTTCCTACTTTGTTACCTCAATATCAACAGCAATATAGTCAGAATTACCATCAGTTTCATTCTCATTTCAATTCACACTGCCCCGAGGACTGATTCGTCAGATACTTGTTTAAGACATTTAATCAAACatatggtgtgtgtgtgtgtgtgtgtgtgtgtgtaaaaacTAGCAAAAGCAGTACGAGATAGATGGAGGAAGTTTATTAAAAACCTGGGGATTGAGTCATCAGATACGTCTTCGCGTGTGGGGGGCGACGGCGCTTGGCTGGCGGCGGTGGCCTGCTAATGGCCGCCGCTTCCAATGGTCAATGCCGGAAGGAGCTTCTGGCCTTTTTGTATCGACTATGTCTGGAGTCTGGATTTTGGTGCCCAAAGTGGGAAGGTAACGAAACGACGTCGTCCAACCAACTAAAgcgaatttttcaattttttataacCAGCACCAAAACGGAGTCATTGTTCGG from Pyrus communis chromosome 7, drPyrComm1.1, whole genome shotgun sequence encodes the following:
- the LOC137738774 gene encoding two-pore potassium channel 5-like, giving the protein MTQSPGEGAMHRQNRAIGGAGVGIGEREGSVGEKSWAWKVFSWLVLSIFVYIFFLLLSGDFADHNKFHTRKSVKALYLMSQTMTGVGYGDIVPKTERSKVLVSFLIFFVGWIWCYSGGVFFVFIGEGFLRRFRKVVNFFSVSEDRFRVVMAVAAPALCVGVAAPALCIGFHFLGKKSWENAMYLSVVSVTTVGYGEVTVETAGARVFASIWMCLSTVIFLKCQTYLVVRIMRVFRRN